In the Staphylococcus sp. IVB6240 genome, one interval contains:
- a CDS encoding DUF1958 domain-containing protein: MRTKFLKVIMAFTMLQLLLVGTVEAETAPYEITKRHESQAASQYQPQSAMTTTQTGQILYDYHGEETLYPASVVKLMTFYLVYDAVEKGELKLTDQVKITKDHQAVAQLPDVSTYPIKEGQEVTIEALLQQAIMVSSNAATMVLADKVSGDVSTFTKQMNDKAREFKMNDTYFTNPAGLDNAWLKQYAPKDFMNAGKPTSSAYDLSILATRLVNDHPEILDITKQRTLNQEGGMQKTTNYSLPGEANGMPGVDGLKTGTSDEAYHFMLTAKQHNLRLQTAVLQVAPYNDNRAKHARHLIANGITQEMFDRYTYKKVLSKGEHRIQDQKYDVKKDLYDVVPKNMNVSDKDFKIDEENGRISLKYNRQFLLGYQVPTVSIEKKGLSYLARSHGHL; the protein is encoded by the coding sequence ATGAGGACTAAGTTTTTAAAAGTAATAATGGCTTTTACGATGTTACAGTTATTATTGGTTGGAACTGTTGAAGCAGAGACGGCACCGTATGAGATAACTAAAAGACATGAATCTCAGGCCGCTAGTCAGTATCAACCACAGTCTGCAATGACAACAACACAGACAGGTCAAATACTCTATGACTATCATGGCGAGGAAACACTTTACCCAGCATCAGTAGTCAAGCTGATGACTTTTTATCTTGTTTATGATGCGGTTGAAAAAGGTGAATTAAAACTTACAGATCAGGTGAAAATTACAAAAGACCATCAAGCCGTGGCACAGTTACCTGATGTATCAACTTATCCAATTAAAGAAGGTCAAGAAGTGACGATAGAGGCATTGTTGCAACAAGCGATTATGGTGTCGAGTAATGCGGCGACAATGGTACTAGCGGATAAAGTTTCAGGGGATGTTTCCACATTTACGAAACAAATGAATGATAAAGCCCGTGAATTTAAGATGAATGATACATATTTTACAAATCCAGCTGGTCTAGATAATGCATGGTTGAAACAGTATGCACCTAAAGATTTTATGAATGCAGGCAAACCTACTTCATCTGCGTATGATTTATCCATCTTAGCAACACGTCTTGTGAATGATCATCCAGAAATTCTCGACATCACAAAACAGCGAACGCTCAATCAAGAAGGTGGCATGCAAAAGACGACAAATTATTCATTGCCGGGTGAAGCGAATGGCATGCCAGGTGTTGATGGTTTGAAGACAGGAACGAGTGATGAGGCTTATCATTTTATGTTGACGGCAAAACAGCATAATCTCAGACTTCAAACAGCAGTGTTACAAGTGGCACCTTACAATGATAATCGAGCAAAACATGCACGACATCTTATAGCAAATGGTATAACACAAGAGATGTTCGATCGCTATACGTATAAGAAAGTTTTATCAAAAGGGGAGCATCGTATTCAAGATCAGAAGTATGATGTGAAAAAGGATTTATACGATGTTGTCCCTAAAAACATGAACGTTTCAGATAAGGATTTTAAAATTGATGAGGAAAATGGACGTATTTCATTGAAGTATAATCGTCAATTTTTATTAGGCTATCAAGTACCAACAGTCTCTATTGAGAAAAAGGGTTTGAGTTATTTGGCAAGGAGCCATGGCCATTTATGA
- a CDS encoding MFS transporter, translating to MKKAIILVLFDIVSNFGSRVFSFACAFYILQYTDTSYTYSVYLALIVLCGISASPIIGVFTDSINNRRLVIIAQTATIGILAVFFFLFDIAGIQLIIITGMILTITDSVNMLILQSNLQTIVGEYLERIVSLRQTIITVVTFLSPMVGGVLIAMLSIQTLATLTLLTESISLILLLLLPLKSYLEKGERASFTTNFKEGISYMKQQKIILLFICVGLSVNFFVNSVVVGVPIIAIQTLSLNSAQFGVIEGSLTISIFLTSLLFSVFPIQAHLFRNLKVAIALYSMILSGLGIFLFFETSSNIAFIFLIGVYVAIGFTMPYLNIPYSIYLQKTVDDAYKGRVFSMNQSIVQALMSISMLFYGLILNQYEGIIFLVTGMALLVVLLIFSIVSNRYENSAEA from the coding sequence ATGAAAAAGGCAATCATATTAGTATTATTCGATATTGTATCGAATTTTGGATCGCGTGTTTTTAGTTTTGCTTGTGCATTTTACATACTGCAGTATACGGATACAAGTTATACATATAGCGTGTATTTAGCGCTAATTGTACTGTGTGGAATTAGCGCAAGTCCGATAATTGGGGTGTTTACAGATAGTATCAATAATCGACGGTTGGTGATCATAGCACAGACAGCGACGATTGGGATACTTGCGGTGTTTTTCTTTTTATTTGATATAGCAGGCATACAATTAATCATTATTACTGGGATGATCCTCACGATAACGGATAGTGTGAACATGTTGATTCTGCAATCCAATTTACAAACGATTGTAGGTGAATATTTGGAACGCATCGTATCGCTAAGACAAACGATTATTACAGTCGTTACGTTTTTATCACCAATGGTTGGGGGTGTCTTGATTGCTATGTTATCAATACAAACATTAGCGACACTTACGCTGCTAACAGAAAGTATTTCACTTATTTTATTATTACTATTACCGCTAAAAAGTTATTTGGAGAAGGGGGAGCGTGCTTCTTTTACGACGAACTTTAAAGAAGGTATCTCGTATATGAAGCAGCAAAAAATAATTTTACTATTTATTTGTGTTGGACTTAGTGTGAACTTTTTTGTTAACTCAGTTGTAGTCGGTGTGCCTATTATTGCTATCCAAACATTGTCACTTAACTCTGCACAGTTTGGTGTCATTGAAGGATCCTTAACAATTTCTATTTTTTTAACATCCTTACTATTTTCAGTATTTCCTATTCAAGCGCATTTGTTCAGAAATTTAAAGGTTGCCATTGCACTTTATAGTATGATTTTAAGCGGATTAGGTATTTTCTTATTTTTTGAAACCTCAAGCAATATAGCATTTATTTTTCTAATTGGTGTATATGTGGCGATTGGTTTCACTATGCCTTATCTTAATATTCCGTACAGCATATATTTGCAAAAAACAGTAGATGATGCGTATAAAGGACGTGTTTTCTCAATGAATCAATCTATTGTTCAAGCGTTAATGTCTATTTCAATGCTATTTTATGGATTGATATTAAATCAATATGAAGGCATCATCTTTCTCGTTACTGGAATGGCATTATTAGTCGTACTTCTCATATTTTCTATTGTCTCTAATCGTTATGAAAATAGTGCAGAAGCATAA
- the thiD gene encoding bifunctional hydroxymethylpyrimidine kinase/phosphomethylpyrimidine kinase: MALKKVLTIAGSDTSGGAGMQADLKTFQELDTYGMVALAAIVTMDKETWSHDVSPIPFEVFNKQLATAISVGPDAIKTGMLGTEEVIKRAGEAFEESDAQYFVVDPVMVCKGDDEVLNPGNTEAMIQYLLPKATVVTPNLFEAGQLSKLGLLKSMDDMKKAAEIIHEQGAQHVVIKGGKALDQDKSYDLYYDGQTFYQLTTDMFQQSYNHGAGCTFAAATTANLANGQSPKEAVVNAKAFVASAIKNGWKMNDFVGPVDHGAYNRIEKIDVEVTEI, translated from the coding sequence ATGGCATTAAAAAAAGTATTAACAATCGCAGGATCAGATACAAGTGGTGGCGCAGGAATGCAAGCCGATCTTAAAACATTCCAAGAATTAGACACATACGGTATGGTGGCACTTGCTGCTATCGTAACAATGGATAAAGAAACATGGTCACATGATGTTTCACCAATTCCATTTGAAGTATTCAACAAACAACTTGCAACTGCAATCAGTGTTGGTCCAGATGCAATTAAAACAGGTATGTTAGGAACAGAAGAAGTGATCAAACGTGCTGGGGAAGCGTTTGAAGAATCTGATGCACAATATTTCGTTGTAGACCCTGTAATGGTATGTAAAGGGGACGATGAAGTATTAAATCCAGGTAATACTGAAGCAATGATTCAATATTTATTACCAAAAGCAACGGTTGTAACACCAAACCTTTTTGAAGCAGGTCAATTATCAAAACTTGGATTATTAAAATCAATGGATGATATGAAAAAAGCAGCTGAAATCATCCACGAACAAGGTGCACAACACGTTGTCATCAAAGGTGGTAAAGCACTCGATCAAGATAAATCATATGATCTATACTATGATGGTCAAACATTCTATCAATTAACAACGGATATGTTCCAACAAAGCTATAACCACGGTGCTGGATGTACATTTGCAGCTGCTACAACAGCAAACCTTGCAAATGGACAATCACCAAAAGAAGCCGTTGTAAATGCTAAAGCGTTCGTTGCTTCAGCAATCAAAAACGGTTGGAAAATGAATGACTTTGTAGGTCCTGTTGATCACGGTGCATACAACCGTATTGAAAAAATTGACGTTGAAGTGACTGAAATTTAA
- a CDS encoding uracil-DNA glycosylase: MEWSTIFHDITSRHDFQEMHDFLEKEYTTKVIYPARENIYQAFDLTPFDRVKVVILGQDPYHGPNQAHGLAFSVQPEAKMPPSLRNMYQELADDLGCRRTSPHLQDWAREGVLLLNTVLTVRQGEAHSHRNIGWEIFTNEVIEAISKHKSDVVFILWGKPAQQKERLIDTTKHHIIKSPHPSPLSAYRGFFGSKPYSKANAYLVSRGIEPIQWCEREEL, from the coding sequence ATGGAATGGTCTACTATTTTTCATGACATTACATCCAGACATGATTTTCAAGAGATGCACGATTTTTTAGAAAAAGAATATACAACAAAAGTGATATATCCTGCACGGGAGAATATTTATCAAGCATTTGATTTAACACCATTTGATCGAGTGAAAGTGGTTATTTTAGGACAAGATCCATATCACGGTCCAAATCAAGCGCATGGGTTAGCCTTTTCAGTACAACCTGAGGCGAAGATGCCACCGTCATTGCGTAATATGTATCAAGAACTCGCTGATGATCTTGGGTGTCGGCGTACATCGCCCCATTTACAAGATTGGGCGCGAGAAGGTGTTTTACTGTTAAATACCGTTTTAACAGTACGTCAAGGGGAGGCGCATTCACACCGCAATATTGGTTGGGAAATATTTACAAATGAAGTGATTGAAGCCATCTCAAAACATAAATCAGATGTCGTCTTTATACTATGGGGGAAACCTGCACAACAGAAAGAACGTCTGATCGATACAACAAAACACCATATTATTAAGTCACCACATCCAAGCCCTTTATCAGCGTATCGTGGTTTCTTCGGTTCAAAACCTTATTCAAAAGCGAATGCTTATTTGGTATCACGAGGGATAGAACCTATTCAATGGTGTGAAAGAGAGGAGTTATAG
- a CDS encoding YwdI family protein has protein sequence MQKEKLIQLLEHELMQADQATTDAAFDKHIYAIHALTALYTDQETPKATSSVVTPTQTPVSSTKVSEEEIRLMGGRVTESSTVPKTADNRLVTDDAIGNGESIFDF, from the coding sequence ATGCAAAAAGAAAAGTTAATTCAATTGTTAGAGCATGAATTGATGCAAGCGGATCAAGCCACAACAGATGCTGCATTTGATAAACATATCTACGCAATTCATGCCTTAACAGCTTTATATACAGATCAAGAAACACCTAAAGCAACATCAAGTGTCGTAACCCCTACACAGACACCTGTATCGTCTACAAAAGTATCAGAAGAAGAAATTCGCTTGATGGGTGGACGTGTGACAGAATCCAGTACGGTACCAAAAACAGCGGATAATCGTTTAGTAACAGATGATGCGATTGGTAATGGCGAATCTATTTTTGATTTTTAG
- a CDS encoding DUF423 domain-containing protein, producing MKIFIILGALNAMMAVGTGAFGAHMLDGKLSEHYMSVWEKATMYQMYHGLGLILIGIIGGAFDLNVSWAGWLMFFGIVFFSGSLYILSITQISVLGAITPIGGVLFIAGWLMLIIASFKI from the coding sequence ATGAAGATTTTTATTATTTTAGGTGCACTTAACGCAATGATGGCAGTGGGAACAGGCGCTTTTGGTGCACATATGTTAGACGGTAAGCTTTCTGAGCATTACATGTCTGTTTGGGAAAAAGCAACGATGTATCAAATGTACCATGGTCTGGGGCTCATTTTAATTGGTATTATCGGTGGTGCGTTTGACTTGAATGTTAGTTGGGCTGGATGGCTTATGTTCTTCGGTATTGTCTTCTTTAGTGGATCACTTTACATTTTGTCAATAACGCAAATCAGCGTATTAGGTGCCATTACGCCAATTGGTGGTGTATTATTTATTGCTGGATGGCTCATGCTGATTATTGCATCTTTTAAAATATAA
- a CDS encoding APC family permease, whose amino-acid sequence MAKKNKKPDRGDLQQNLSEKFVWAIAYGSCIGWGSFILPGDWIQTAGPIAASIGIFIGALLMMIIAVSYGALVERFPVSGGAFAFSFLGFGRYVSFFSSWFLTFGYVCVVALNATAFSLLIKFLVPDAIEVGKLYTIAGWDVYITEIIIASVLLLVFMVITIYGASVSGSLQFYFCIAMVIVVVLMFVSSFFGSSFSLENLKPYHGPTYDWFPAIIMIVSVAPWAYVGFDNIPQTAEEFNFSPNKTFKLIVYSLLAAAITYIMMILYTGWLTSENDSLWTTGAVTREAFGNIGLGVLAIAIIMGIFTGLNGFLLSASRLLFSMGRSGIMPTVFSKLHPRYKTPYVAIIFLVALTLIAPWLGRTALTWIVDMSSTGVSIAYFVTCLSAAKLFSYDKNSTTYGPVYKTLAMIGAVISFIFLALLLLPFSPASLSLPSHIALGFWTLLGLVFFFIRLPKLRRMDKDELSQLILDTRKKDVEKMLDE is encoded by the coding sequence ATGGCAAAGAAAAATAAAAAGCCAGATCGAGGCGATTTGCAACAGAACTTATCTGAAAAGTTCGTTTGGGCAATTGCATATGGCTCTTGTATTGGCTGGGGTTCTTTTATTCTGCCAGGGGATTGGATTCAAACAGCAGGTCCTATTGCGGCATCCATCGGTATTTTTATTGGGGCATTACTGATGATGATCATTGCCGTAAGTTATGGTGCATTGGTTGAACGTTTTCCAGTTTCTGGTGGGGCATTTGCATTTAGCTTTTTAGGTTTTGGACGATATGTTAGTTTCTTTTCATCATGGTTCTTAACTTTTGGCTATGTTTGTGTCGTCGCACTGAATGCAACGGCATTTAGCTTATTAATTAAGTTTTTAGTCCCAGATGCCATCGAAGTCGGTAAGTTGTACACCATTGCTGGTTGGGATGTTTACATTACAGAAATTATTATTGCCTCCGTATTACTTCTTGTGTTCATGGTGATTACTATTTATGGCGCAAGTGTATCAGGATCATTACAATTTTATTTCTGTATTGCCATGGTCATCGTCGTTGTTTTAATGTTTGTCAGTTCATTCTTTGGTTCAAGTTTCTCGTTAGAAAATTTAAAACCATATCATGGACCAACTTATGATTGGTTCCCAGCGATCATTATGATTGTATCAGTCGCACCATGGGCATATGTGGGATTTGATAATATTCCACAAACAGCAGAAGAATTTAACTTCTCACCCAACAAAACATTTAAGTTAATTGTGTATAGCTTATTAGCAGCTGCCATCACATATATTATGATGATTTTATACACAGGTTGGCTGACATCAGAGAATGATAGTCTTTGGACAACAGGTGCTGTGACACGTGAAGCTTTCGGAAATATTGGTTTAGGTGTCCTTGCGATTGCCATTATCATGGGGATTTTTACAGGACTAAATGGCTTTTTATTGAGTGCAAGTCGTTTACTCTTCTCAATGGGACGTTCAGGAATTATGCCAACTGTTTTCAGTAAGTTACATCCACGTTATAAAACACCTTATGTTGCGATTATTTTCTTAGTAGCATTAACATTAATTGCACCATGGTTAGGGCGTACAGCATTAACATGGATTGTAGATATGTCGTCTACAGGTGTTTCAATTGCTTATTTTGTTACTTGTTTGTCAGCTGCGAAGTTATTTAGCTACGATAAAAATAGTACAACTTATGGTCCAGTCTATAAAACACTTGCAATGATTGGTGCAGTGATTTCATTTATTTTCTTAGCACTCTTGTTATTACCGTTTTCACCAGCATCATTATCTTTACCATCGCATATTGCATTAGGTTTCTGGACATTATTAGGACTGGTATTCTTCTTTATTCGTTTACCGAAACTTCGCCGTATGGATAAAGATGAATTATCACAATTGATTTTAGATACACGTAAAAAAGACGTTGAAAAAATGCTAGATGAATAA
- a CDS encoding acyl-CoA dehydrogenase, whose protein sequence is MSLNTHIEDKLKPYLIEIDEGSYYPKDFIRTLFKEGYFKEDDIKNNSEIIEKVSESCLTTGFCLWCQLAFSTYLKNAESPYFKQDLQQKLLSGEILGATGLSNPMKSFNDLETFNLSHHYDENQQLIVNGRLPAISNIGPDHYFGAISKNASSDELVMFIVQANQTGITMQEMSHFLGVNGSATFSIDMHHVLIPEEHIITHNAKAFASQIRPQFVALQIPIALGAIRSSLDLIHQFSHAQNGINQYLEYDVQVFENQYDQIRKQFYDVSEKNVLQNKFEDLIELKKSAGYLLLDVNQASMVNGGSKAYAYHSPQARKLKEGFFFAALTPTLRHLGKLQEELKASVY, encoded by the coding sequence ATGAGTTTAAACACACATATTGAAGATAAACTAAAACCATATTTAATAGAAATTGATGAAGGGTCTTATTATCCGAAAGACTTTATTCGTACTTTGTTTAAAGAAGGTTATTTCAAGGAAGATGACATTAAAAACAACTCAGAAATTATAGAAAAAGTATCCGAATCTTGTTTGACGACGGGTTTCTGCTTATGGTGTCAATTGGCATTTTCTACTTACTTAAAAAATGCGGAATCCCCCTACTTCAAACAAGACCTACAGCAGAAATTATTATCAGGTGAAATTTTAGGTGCAACTGGATTGTCGAATCCAATGAAGTCATTTAATGATTTAGAAACATTCAACCTGTCACATCACTATGATGAAAACCAACAGCTGATTGTGAATGGGAGATTGCCAGCAATTAGTAATATTGGACCTGATCATTATTTTGGTGCAATCTCTAAGAATGCTTCATCTGATGAACTTGTTATGTTTATTGTACAAGCTAACCAAACGGGTATCACAATGCAGGAAATGTCTCACTTTTTAGGTGTGAATGGGTCAGCAACTTTTTCAATAGATATGCATCATGTTCTAATACCAGAAGAACATATTATTACACACAATGCAAAAGCATTCGCATCACAAATACGACCACAATTTGTCGCATTACAGATTCCCATCGCATTAGGCGCCATTCGATCATCACTTGATTTAATCCACCAATTCTCTCATGCACAAAACGGCATTAATCAATATTTAGAATATGATGTGCAAGTATTTGAAAATCAATACGATCAGATTAGGAAGCAATTTTATGATGTATCAGAGAAGAATGTATTACAAAATAAATTTGAAGATCTGATTGAACTAAAGAAATCAGCAGGCTATTTGTTGCTTGACGTAAATCAAGCATCGATGGTGAATGGCGGCTCAAAAGCATATGCTTATCATTCACCACAAGCACGTAAATTAAAAGAAGGCTTTTTCTTTGCGGCATTAACACCGACGTTAAGACATCTAGGTAAACTACAAGAAGAATTAAAAGCAAGTGTTTATTAG
- a CDS encoding ABC transporter permease: MTVNSIKKWSLPILTFIIFLLIWQCIITGDIFTNLGISLYRFIVGFILAIMIGIPVGFLLGRRSSLFNAIEPLFQLIRPISPIAWSPFIVLWFGIGSLPAIAIIFIAAFFPIVFNTIKGIKHIEPQYLKIASNLNLKDWSLYKNILFPGAFKHMMGGIHTAVGTSWIFLVSGEMIGAQSGLGFLIVDSRNMLNLEDVLAAIFFIGVFGFLIDRMISHFEKLILTRFGE; the protein is encoded by the coding sequence ATGACGGTTAACAGTATTAAAAAATGGTCATTACCTATTCTTACTTTTATTATTTTTCTTTTAATATGGCAATGCATCATCACTGGGGATATATTTACAAACTTAGGTATCAGCTTGTATCGCTTTATTGTAGGTTTTATACTAGCCATTATGATTGGCATACCTGTTGGCTTTTTATTAGGACGTCGTTCTTCACTATTTAATGCTATAGAGCCATTATTTCAATTAATAAGACCTATCTCTCCTATTGCATGGTCTCCATTTATCGTTTTGTGGTTTGGGATTGGTAGCTTACCTGCCATTGCCATTATATTTATCGCTGCATTTTTCCCGATTGTTTTTAATACCATCAAAGGGATTAAACATATTGAACCTCAATATTTAAAAATTGCATCTAATTTAAATTTAAAAGACTGGTCATTATACAAAAACATTCTATTTCCTGGTGCCTTCAAACATATGATGGGTGGCATACATACAGCAGTCGGCACAAGTTGGATTTTCTTAGTGTCCGGTGAAATGATTGGCGCACAATCAGGTCTTGGTTTTCTGATTGTAGACTCACGTAATATGTTAAACCTAGAAGATGTTTTAGCAGCCATATTCTTTATTGGTGTATTCGGGTTCTTAATTGATCGCATGATTAGTCACTTTGAAAAATTAATCTTAACACGCTTTGGTGAATGA
- a CDS encoding ABC transporter substrate-binding protein, with the protein MKKFILLTFIFLIILSGCNLDTQKNSSHHTGEKQTLKIGYLPITHSANLMMTKEIQQHTDNSNYNLELVRFNNWPDLMDALNSGKIDGASTLIELAMKSKQKGSDIKAVALGHHEGNVVMGEKGKNVSDFHEHETYHFAIPHRYSTHYLLLDEMRKQLKLSSNSFSYHEMPPAEMPAALNEGSISGYSVAEPFGALGEKLGSGHTLYHGSDIIPDAYCCVLVLRSDLINQHQEVTKNFVSDYKKAGFQMENKDKSIEVMDKNFKQDKKVLAQSAEWTSYGNLAIEKKGYNKIKKLVDEKKLFKAPTYKDFVDPTLYKE; encoded by the coding sequence TTGAAAAAATTTATTTTACTTACTTTCATATTCCTTATTATCCTTTCTGGCTGTAACTTGGACACGCAAAAAAATAGCTCTCATCACACAGGTGAAAAACAAACACTAAAGATTGGCTACTTACCCATCACGCATTCAGCAAATTTGATGATGACAAAAGAAATACAACAGCACACTGACAACTCGAATTATAACTTGGAATTAGTACGTTTTAATAATTGGCCTGATCTAATGGATGCTTTAAACAGTGGCAAAATTGACGGTGCTTCTACACTTATTGAACTGGCAATGAAATCAAAACAAAAAGGATCAGATATTAAGGCTGTCGCTTTAGGTCATCATGAAGGGAACGTTGTTATGGGAGAAAAAGGTAAAAATGTATCAGATTTTCACGAACATGAGACCTATCATTTTGCGATACCACATCGCTACTCAACACATTATTTATTATTAGATGAAATGCGAAAACAGCTGAAATTAAGTTCAAACTCTTTCAGTTATCACGAAATGCCTCCAGCTGAAATGCCTGCTGCACTCAATGAAGGTAGCATTTCTGGATATTCTGTCGCAGAACCATTTGGCGCACTTGGTGAAAAATTAGGAAGTGGTCATACTTTATATCATGGCAGTGACATCATACCAGATGCATATTGCTGTGTACTCGTACTTAGAAGTGACCTCATCAATCAACATCAAGAAGTTACTAAAAATTTTGTTTCAGATTATAAAAAAGCTGGCTTCCAAATGGAGAATAAAGATAAAAGTATCGAAGTAATGGACAAAAACTTTAAACAAGATAAAAAAGTTTTAGCACAATCAGCTGAATGGACTTCTTACGGTAATTTAGCAATTGAGAAAAAAGGTTACAACAAAATTAAAAAATTAGTAGATGAGAAAAAGCTTTTTAAAGCACCAACGTATAAAGATTTTGTTGATCCTACGTTGTATAAGGAGTGA
- a CDS encoding ABC transporter ATP-binding protein, with amino-acid sequence MIHINHIQHQFDNNLVIKDFELKIKKGNIVTFIGKSGCGKSTLLNIIGGFLKATSGKVTIDGQVKTSSSPDCLMIFQHHNLLPWKNINDNIRLGLPHHISDEEINTHLKTVDLNQKGKLFPEALSGGMKQRVALCRAQVHQPKVILMDEPLGALDAFTRYKLQDQLIHLKERTTATIILVTHDIDEAIYLSDDIVLLGEGCEILSEYHIAASHPRNRNDSHLLKIRNDIMEKFALNHHLAEPEYYL; translated from the coding sequence ATGATTCACATTAACCATATCCAACATCAATTTGACAACAATCTTGTTATTAAGGATTTTGAGTTAAAAATTAAAAAAGGTAATATCGTCACATTTATAGGTAAAAGCGGTTGTGGTAAGTCAACATTGTTAAATATTATTGGTGGATTTTTAAAGGCAACCTCGGGAAAAGTGACGATTGATGGCCAAGTTAAAACAAGCTCATCTCCAGATTGTTTAATGATTTTTCAACACCATAATCTACTTCCGTGGAAAAATATCAATGACAATATCCGTCTTGGTTTACCTCATCATATTAGCGATGAAGAGATAAACACACATTTAAAAACAGTGGATTTAAATCAAAAAGGCAAATTATTTCCAGAAGCATTATCGGGTGGTATGAAACAGCGTGTTGCACTCTGTCGGGCACAAGTTCATCAACCAAAAGTCATTCTCATGGATGAACCTTTAGGCGCATTAGATGCGTTTACACGGTATAAACTACAAGATCAATTGATACATTTGAAAGAAAGAACAACGGCAACCATCATTTTAGTGACACATGACATAGATGAAGCTATTTATCTATCCGATGATATTGTATTACTTGGGGAGGGTTGTGAGATCCTCAGTGAATATCATATAGCCGCATCACATCCCAGAAATCGTAATGACAGTCATTTATTAAAAATTCGAAATGATATTATGGAAAAATTTGCATTAAATCATCATTTAGCAGAACCAGAATACTATCTATAA
- a CDS encoding DUF4242 domain-containing protein: MTLFLLEANDLSSFSTKEALEEQASKLTTGEIPTLIEVQATSNLTHGYFIVEANSSDEAKQFLEEASININLVKQVRLVGKELEDVKKGDAHVDFLVTWNIPEGITMDQYLARKKKNSVHYEEVPEVQFQRTYVCEDMSKCICLYDAPDEDAVRRARKAVDTPIDGIEKL; this comes from the coding sequence ATGACTTTATTTTTACTAGAAGCTAATGATTTAAGCAGTTTTTCAACAAAAGAGGCGTTAGAAGAACAGGCAAGCAAATTAACAACGGGAGAAATACCAACGCTTATAGAAGTACAAGCTACATCAAATCTGACTCACGGATACTTTATTGTCGAAGCAAATAGCAGTGATGAAGCGAAACAATTTTTAGAAGAAGCTTCCATCAATATCAATCTTGTCAAACAAGTTAGATTAGTCGGCAAAGAATTAGAAGATGTTAAAAAAGGCGATGCCCATGTAGATTTTCTCGTTACTTGGAATATTCCTGAAGGCATCACAATGGATCAATATTTAGCACGTAAAAAGAAAAATTCAGTGCATTACGAAGAGGTGCCTGAAGTACAATTCCAACGTACTTATGTATGTGAAGATATGTCAAAATGTATTTGCCTATACGATGCACCAGATGAAGATGCCGTTCGACGTGCACGTAAAGCAGTAGACACACCTATAGATGGTATCGAAAAATTATAA
- a CDS encoding ABC transporter ATP-binding protein yields the protein MQDLINTHGWYYTAGAGGNRLSGGQKMRIALARILIKEPKFILIDEFSAGLDKENTDFIRKVIHQQVETVIEITQDEIIHGDYYNKEWIINEKNILAVK from the coding sequence TTGCAAGACTTAATTAATACACATGGATGGTATTACACTGCTGGAGCAGGTGGCAATCGTCTTTCAGGTGGTCAAAAAATGCGAATTGCATTAGCACGTATTTTAATTAAGGAACCTAAATTTATATTAATAGACGAGTTTTCAGCAGGACTTGATAAAGAAAATACAGATTTTATAAGAAAAGTCATTCATCAACAGGTTGAAACAGTCATTGAAATTACACAAGATGAAATAATACATGGTGATTATTACAACAAAGAATGGATAATAAACGAAAAAAATATATTGGCAGTGAAATAA